Proteins encoded together in one Gigantopelta aegis isolate Gae_Host chromosome 8, Gae_host_genome, whole genome shotgun sequence window:
- the LOC121378190 gene encoding beta-1,3-galactosyltransferase 1-like: MAFSPPTNQPRDRKLQTYIYYNFILIVLVTLVLYLTLYITYAADRSVSHLNVAHEIEAYRTVVKRTPHPQAVHERQRNRNVPKRTLYPLTVESHYVINSPNICTNVSNLKFLIIVHTSTDHFQRRRIMRETWANKNIFKTVNLRIVFFFGLTKVTATQELIENESIVYGDVIQGNFLDTYHNLTHKGVLAYRWTQDFCQQAEMIVKVDDDVFLNVFILLESVYPEFKSKKRSILCQCLMKYRSKIHRGKHKWSVDKRVFRGYSHYPINYCMGYFVLISRDLIRPMYRASSLTPFFWVDDVYLYGLLPEKVGGVKHQDIRKSLMKNAKVGLKCYLESKKCSYLVVIAWAKEKGYFDQLWYAALSQLSPAMKKEVNPLLLPEG; this comes from the coding sequence ATGGCATTCAGTCCGCCAACAAATCAACCGAGAGATCGTAAACTACAAACGTATatctattataactttattttaatagtaCTGGTAACGCTTGTTCTTTACCTCACGCTCTATATAACGTATGCAGCGGACAGATCAGTTTCCCATTTGAATGTTGCCCATGAAATCGAGGCCTACAGAACAGTCGTCAAACGAACGCCACACCCGCAGGCAGTCCATGAACGACAACGGAACAGAAACGTACCAAAACGCACCCTGTATCCTCTGACAGTAGAGTCCCATTACGTGATAAACAGTCCTAATATATGTACGAACGTGAGCAATTTAAAATTCCTAATAATTGTCCACACCTCGACGGACCATTTTCAGAGACGAAGAATAATGAGAGAGACGTGGGCCAAtaagaatatatttaaaactgttaaTTTGAGGATAGTTTTCTTCTTTGGGTTGACAAAAGTGACAGCAACACAGGAGTTGATAGAGAACGAAAGTATCGTCTACGGCGACGTTATCCAGGGGAATTTCCTGGACACCTACCACAACCTGACCCACAAGGGCGTGCTGGCGTACAGGTGGACTCAGGACTTCTGTCAGCAGGCCGAGATGATTGTCAAAGTAGACGACGACGTGTTCCTCAATGTCTTTATCCTCCTGGAAAGTGTTTACCCGGAGTTCAAATCTAAGAAGCGTTCTATTTTATGTCAATGCCTTATGAAATATAGAAGCAAGATCCATAGAGGGAAACACAAATGGTCTGTGGACAAGCGTGTGTTTCGTGGATATTCCCACTACCCCATCAATTACTGCATGGGCTACTTCGTACTCATATCACGCGATCTCATCAGACCAATGTACCGGGCATCCTCTCTGACGCCGTTCTTCTGGGTCGATGACGTGTATCTGTACGGGCTGCTTCCCGAAAAAGTCGGTGGCGTCAAGCATCAGGACATCAGGAAGAGTTTGATGAAAAACGCAAAGGTGGGTCTCAAGTGCTATCTTGAATCAAAGAAATGTTCGTACCTGGTGGTGATCGCTTGGGCAAAGGAAAAGGGCTACTTCGACCAACTGTGGTACGCAGCTTTGTCACAGCTGAGTCCAGCAATGAAAAAGGAGGTGAATCCTTTACTATTACCAGAAGGgtaa